The following coding sequences lie in one bacterium genomic window:
- a CDS encoding aspartate--ammonia ligase — protein MSAVGDKRADLAGPGISTYEAVDAILPDDYDPILDPKDTQKAIAAIKEYIEHGLCEELNLFRVECPLILTKECGMNDYLDRDGSRTPIDFQCGLGLEKKIDAQIVQAATKWKRFALKQFGCEVGEGIYTDMRAVRKDYFLDHDHSSYVDQWDWERVITAEDRNLDFLKMVVKKLWKVIRGAGMYAMKLFPKLAGRFPDFPEELTFLHAEEILAMYPDLPRKQRETEVIQKYPAIFIIGIGSVLDDGYPHEMRAADYDDWITPTVVKNGKQYHGLNGDILVWNPVTRRRHELSSMGIRVTKDTLVQQLKISGQEHFLELPYHKMILNDEIPLSIGGGIGQSRVYQYLLRKAALGECSVTVWPEQLHQICSKHGISLLR, from the coding sequence GGACCTCGCCGGGCCGGGCATCAGCACCTACGAAGCGGTGGACGCAATCCTTCCGGACGATTACGACCCGATTCTCGACCCCAAGGACACGCAGAAAGCAATAGCCGCGATCAAGGAGTACATCGAGCACGGGCTTTGCGAAGAACTGAACTTGTTCCGAGTCGAATGTCCGTTAATCCTCACGAAGGAATGCGGAATGAACGACTACCTGGACCGCGACGGCAGCCGCACGCCCATAGACTTCCAGTGCGGCCTCGGCCTTGAAAAGAAGATAGACGCCCAAATCGTCCAGGCGGCTACGAAATGGAAGAGGTTCGCCCTCAAGCAGTTCGGATGCGAAGTGGGAGAAGGAATCTACACCGATATGCGCGCCGTGCGCAAGGACTATTTCCTCGACCACGACCATTCCAGCTATGTCGATCAGTGGGACTGGGAGCGCGTCATCACCGCCGAGGATCGCAACCTGGACTTCCTTAAAATGGTGGTCAAAAAGCTTTGGAAGGTCATTCGCGGAGCTGGGATGTACGCGATGAAGCTGTTCCCCAAGCTCGCGGGCCGATTCCCGGATTTCCCGGAAGAGCTGACTTTCCTGCATGCCGAGGAAATCCTTGCGATGTACCCCGACCTGCCGCGCAAGCAGCGCGAGACTGAAGTCATCCAGAAATACCCCGCCATCTTCATAATCGGAATCGGCTCGGTGCTGGACGACGGCTATCCGCACGAGATGCGCGCCGCTGATTACGACGATTGGATAACGCCGACCGTCGTGAAAAACGGCAAGCAGTACCACGGGCTGAACGGCGACATCCTTGTCTGGAATCCGGTCACGAGGCGCCGCCACGAGCTTTCGAGCATGGGCATCCGCGTGACCAAGGATACGCTGGTGCAGCAGCTCAAGATTTCAGGCCAGGAGCATTTCCTGGAGCTGCCCTACCACAAGATGATCCTGAACGACGAGATTCCGCTGTCCATCGGCGGCGGGATCGGCCAGAGCCGCGTGTACCAGTACCTGCTGCGCAAGGCCGCGCTGGGCGAGTGCAGCGTGACGGTATGGCCGGAGCAGCTTCACCAAATCTGCAGCAAGCACGGGATAAGTTTGCTGAGGTAG